A genomic region of Sulfolobales archaeon contains the following coding sequences:
- a CDS encoding exonuclease SbcCD subunit D: MKLVHVSDTHLGHRRWGLPEREIDLYDSFSEVVDIAIREGAEIILHGGDMFDRPDPPPQTYIRVYRELSRLRDHGISFFVVAGNHDLPSTMKSSPLEFFGSIGLMNVLSINTDGSRTFTSREGFEVEILGYSKRVSNRFFEGGYAQKNDLRRDIIRIALVHSLTCDPFKTFYGWSDNICRERGLRSLSDLGERAGMFRYIALGDFHMPWEGRIRSTPACYPGSIEALDRGEAFNDAGEFIERSIYVVKIDPDGVDLRRVKLERTRRWIYIEGSDYKDLISKIRSIQWSAFKKPPIAVFLLKKTPTTLERESVTRELNALIESKKIFRYDLIVEESSREGTRIIASSGSSESIEVPSIENVLKDILKDHELADLLSRFIDENIGGKDLLNTLISRRDLLDKLYNMIKDLR; encoded by the coding sequence ATGAAGCTTGTTCATGTTTCAGACACTCATCTTGGGCATAGAAGATGGGGGCTTCCTGAGAGGGAGATAGATCTTTATGATTCTTTTTCCGAGGTTGTCGATATAGCTATTAGAGAAGGTGCCGAGATTATCCTGCATGGAGGAGATATGTTTGACAGACCTGACCCTCCTCCTCAGACCTATATACGTGTCTATAGAGAGCTTTCAAGACTCAGAGATCATGGGATTTCATTCTTCGTGGTAGCTGGGAATCATGATCTTCCTAGTACTATGAAGAGCTCTCCTCTAGAGTTCTTCGGATCTATAGGTCTTATGAATGTTCTCTCAATAAATACTGATGGGTCTAGAACTTTCACAAGCAGAGAAGGTTTTGAAGTTGAGATCCTAGGATATTCTAAGAGGGTTTCCAACCGCTTCTTCGAGGGAGGGTATGCTCAGAAGAATGATCTGAGGAGAGATATTATTAGGATAGCTCTCGTACACTCGCTCACATGCGATCCATTTAAGACCTTCTATGGATGGAGCGATAATATATGTAGAGAGAGAGGTTTGAGAAGTCTCTCAGACCTAGGTGAGAGAGCTGGCATGTTCAGATACATAGCTCTAGGAGATTTTCACATGCCTTGGGAGGGGAGGATTAGATCTACTCCGGCTTGCTATCCCGGATCTATTGAAGCTCTTGATAGAGGTGAGGCTTTTAATGATGCTGGAGAGTTTATAGAGAGAAGTATCTATGTAGTTAAAATAGATCCTGATGGAGTTGATCTCAGGAGGGTGAAGCTTGAGAGAACAAGACGCTGGATCTATATTGAAGGCTCTGATTATAAGGATCTGATAAGTAAAATCAGATCTATTCAATGGAGTGCTTTTAAAAAACCTCCTATAGCTGTATTCCTTCTAAAGAAAACCCCCACCACTCTAGAGAGAGAGTCTGTGACTAGAGAGCTTAACGCTCTAATCGAGTCTAAAAAGATCTTTAGATATGATCTTATTGTGGAAGAGAGTTCTCGAGAAGGTACTCGCATAATAGCTTCCTCAGGATCTTCTGAATCTATAGAAGTTCCTAGCATTGAGAATGTTCTCAAAGATATATTAAAAGATCATGAGCTTGCAGATCTTCTCAGCAGATTTATAGATGAGAATATAGGTGGAAAAGATCTTCTTAACACTCTTATTAGCAGAAGAGATCTTCTAGATAAGCTTTATAATATGATCAAGGATCTCAGGTGA
- a CDS encoding MFS transporter codes for MNDSDPRCSNKSFSRPVVVRQSLASLADNFSAPYIGYYLAALTSSGVLQGILQFSLNSLPTLAQVLLGSFIDRLRKYIMILLITSVTASSLWILISLTLDPLILVGLYTLRAVAVGISGLALIAFIGAFYSSHERGKILSTITIASQITALLAFVTVGFLINPSIDLLRILFIVSGIISLIGSLIWLNMLYLDSCLESSERKSSEISISKAFKIILKNRSFMKFDYAFSGYILAMSFAWPYFAVAQVYLYRMSVSDLAILNIISTLSTMISQYILMKILPRTDLKKLVIISRIGFVTPPLFYAVSPNIEYIYISNLIIGPFQAITNVVIPLYTLEVSEKRFQASHLAFLNFSQGVTAAVGSMIGGFTMDRFVRLYGYEGLRIGFAISTVFRILTTIPFIKIDKVR; via the coding sequence ATGAACGACAGCGACCCAAGGTGTTCTAACAAGAGTTTCTCGAGACCTGTAGTTGTCAGACAGTCTCTAGCATCTCTAGCAGATAATTTCTCAGCTCCATACATAGGCTACTATCTCGCGGCATTAACCTCTTCTGGAGTTCTTCAAGGGATTCTTCAGTTCTCATTAAACTCTCTCCCCACGCTTGCTCAGGTTCTCCTAGGATCTTTTATAGATAGATTGAGAAAATATATAATGATCCTTCTTATAACTTCAGTCACAGCTTCATCACTCTGGATACTGATCTCTTTAACACTAGATCCTTTGATTCTAGTAGGACTCTACACTCTCAGAGCCGTTGCCGTGGGGATCTCAGGACTTGCTCTCATAGCATTCATAGGTGCCTTCTATTCAAGTCATGAGAGAGGAAAGATCCTGAGCACTATAACCATTGCATCTCAGATCACAGCTCTACTGGCTTTCGTAACAGTAGGATTTCTAATAAATCCTTCAATAGATCTTCTCAGAATCCTATTTATAGTCTCAGGAATCATAAGCCTCATAGGATCATTAATCTGGCTTAATATGCTATACCTAGATTCATGTCTGGAAAGCTCTGAAAGAAAATCTTCTGAGATCTCTATCTCTAAAGCATTTAAAATAATCCTCAAGAACAGATCCTTTATGAAATTCGACTACGCATTCTCAGGATATATACTGGCGATGTCTTTTGCCTGGCCTTACTTCGCTGTTGCTCAGGTGTATCTATATAGAATGAGTGTTTCAGATCTCGCGATTCTGAACATAATCTCAACTCTTTCAACAATGATCTCTCAGTATATTCTCATGAAAATCCTTCCTAGAACAGATCTTAAGAAGCTTGTTATTATTAGTAGAATAGGATTTGTAACACCACCTCTATTCTACGCTGTCTCACCTAATATAGAGTATATATACATCTCAAATCTTATCATAGGTCCTTTCCAGGCTATCACCAACGTAGTTATACCACTCTACACCCTCGAGGTATCTGAGAAGCGTTTTCAAGCAAGTCATCTAGCATTTCTAAACTTCAGCCAGGGTGTTACAGCGGCTGTGGGGTCTATGATAGGAGGTTTTACAATGGATCGATTTGTCAGACTATACGGATATGAAGGACTTAGGATAGGATTCGCTATATCAACAGTTTTCAGAATCCTAACAACAATACCTTTCATAAAAATAGATAAAGTAAGATGA
- a CDS encoding LEA type 2 family protein: protein MNKLYLAFALSILIALGVFGYMFSEWFFARESLRRLDVRVERIMISGISPTSIDLEIYFTITNKGDSDVSIDGISYEMFIGNRSIGSGNYSKSESIPPNSEITIRSLLRVGLKTLEQTLIDVILSGNLSSRILVHIYKDTPLGVVRIVREVTYP from the coding sequence TTGAATAAACTATATCTAGCTTTTGCTCTCTCAATTCTCATAGCTCTAGGAGTATTCGGATACATGTTTTCTGAGTGGTTCTTTGCTAGAGAAAGTCTTAGAAGACTTGATGTGAGAGTAGAACGTATCATGATCTCAGGGATCTCTCCAACCTCCATAGATCTTGAGATATACTTCACCATCACCAATAAAGGAGATTCGGATGTTTCAATAGATGGAATCTCTTATGAAATGTTTATAGGAAACAGATCTATAGGATCTGGAAATTATTCTAAGAGCGAATCAATACCTCCCAATAGCGAGATAACAATAAGATCTCTTCTAAGAGTAGGTTTAAAAACTCTGGAGCAGACTCTTATAGATGTTATCTTGAGTGGAAATCTCTCATCGAGAATCCTAGTACACATCTACAAAGACACTCCATTAGGTGTTGTGAGAATCGTTAGAGAAGTCACATATCCATAA
- a CDS encoding NCS2 family permease — protein MVRRSRILTPIEISTQSSREIIAGITTFLTMAYIIFVNPLIIGEGFELALKNALGVENLSPDQIALVNSIKIGIATATIIAASFGSILMALYARLPFAMAPGMGENSFIGFSVIPAFTLILARSGFSGDTAALTALYAAIFAVFMDGIIFLFAAWSGIRERVLRSISPNLAYGISAGIGLFITFIGLSLAGFVQPGVGTPVSFNVKAFTDPRSLIAFLGLIIASILYIKRFSPAFLLTISILTIIGVIIGVVQIPEKIFELPSFTTSIVPVFPTAFKAYVELILLAFPITFSLFLVEFFDGIGTIVGLATKAGLIDERGRPVNIDRALYTDATATVVGALAGTTTTVIYVESASGIEAGGRTGLTSLVTGVLFLLFLPIAPLAVSIPGFATAPVLILVGLMFLNVLRKIDLEDLTEAIPSFIAVVAIPLTYSIATGIGLAFITYTLLKILSGRFRDIKPATMVITLVFILYFMMLPMIH, from the coding sequence TTGGTCAGGAGATCTAGAATTCTCACTCCTATAGAAATCTCTACACAATCTAGTAGAGAGATTATCGCTGGAATTACCACGTTTCTTACAATGGCTTACATTATATTTGTAAACCCCTTGATCATAGGAGAAGGATTTGAACTCGCGTTAAAAAACGCGCTTGGAGTTGAAAATCTCTCTCCAGATCAGATCGCTCTAGTTAACAGCATTAAGATCGGGATCGCAACCGCAACAATTATAGCAGCTTCATTTGGTTCAATTCTCATGGCTCTCTACGCAAGACTTCCCTTTGCAATGGCTCCTGGAATGGGTGAGAATAGCTTTATAGGGTTCTCTGTAATTCCTGCATTCACATTGATTCTAGCTAGATCAGGGTTTTCCGGAGATACAGCCGCTCTAACAGCCTTATACGCTGCTATATTCGCTGTATTCATGGATGGAATAATATTTCTATTCGCCGCATGGTCTGGTATCAGAGAGAGAGTTCTTAGATCTATCTCTCCCAACCTAGCTTACGGCATTAGCGCTGGCATAGGGCTTTTCATAACATTCATAGGACTCTCCCTCGCAGGATTTGTTCAACCGGGTGTGGGAACTCCTGTTAGCTTTAATGTTAAAGCTTTTACAGACCCTCGATCTCTAATAGCTTTTCTAGGTCTTATAATAGCTTCTATTCTATATATAAAGAGATTCTCTCCAGCATTTCTTCTCACCATATCTATCCTAACTATCATAGGTGTGATAATAGGAGTTGTACAGATCCCTGAGAAGATCTTTGAACTCCCCAGTTTTACAACATCTATAGTTCCAGTGTTTCCAACAGCTTTCAAAGCATATGTAGAGCTTATACTTCTCGCATTCCCGATAACATTCTCGCTATTTCTAGTAGAATTCTTCGATGGTATAGGAACTATAGTTGGTCTAGCTACCAAGGCAGGACTCATCGATGAGAGAGGTAGACCTGTTAACATTGATAGAGCTCTCTACACAGATGCAACAGCAACCGTTGTAGGAGCTCTAGCTGGGACAACTACTACAGTGATCTATGTAGAGTCTGCATCAGGTATAGAAGCTGGGGGGAGGACAGGTCTTACATCTCTTGTTACAGGAGTTCTATTCCTCCTATTCCTCCCAATAGCACCGCTAGCGGTATCAATACCGGGATTTGCAACAGCACCTGTTCTGATTCTCGTAGGACTTATGTTTCTCAATGTGTTGAGAAAAATAGATCTAGAGGATCTCACAGAAGCCATACCAAGCTTCATAGCAGTGGTGGCAATACCTCTCACATATAGCATTGCCACAGGTATAGGACTCGCATTCATAACATACACGCTATTGAAGATTCTCTCGGGAAGATTTAGAGATATAAAACCTGCAACCATGGTAATAACACTGGTATTCATACTATACTTCATGATGCTACCAATGATCCACTGA
- a CDS encoding KaiC domain-containing protein has protein sequence MSEEESSRVEVERLKTGVEGFDELIGGGIPRGFFVAVTGEPGTGKTVFSIHFAWQGYLEGDRIIYVTTEESRESISRQARMFGMDFEKAVNEGRMIIIDALMRSRSDEWNLEELDPDRLVEKVIEAKKRLGYGRARLIIDSMSAFWLDKPAMARRYSYSVKRVLYRWDFTTLMISQYAITTGDAFGFGVEHVADGIIRFRRAIVRGVLKRYVIVEKMRQTQHDTRMHEIEIIDGVGMRVKKATELGREDLSLPRDVIRRIKESKKEAEREVPEE, from the coding sequence ATGAGCGAGGAGGAGAGTAGCAGAGTTGAAGTCGAGAGACTTAAAACAGGTGTTGAAGGATTTGACGAGCTTATTGGAGGAGGTATTCCCAGAGGTTTTTTCGTAGCAGTCACAGGAGAGCCTGGAACTGGAAAGACTGTGTTCTCAATACACTTCGCCTGGCAAGGCTATCTTGAGGGTGATAGGATCATATATGTGACTACTGAGGAGAGTCGTGAGAGTATCTCTAGACAGGCTAGAATGTTCGGCATGGATTTTGAGAAGGCAGTTAATGAGGGGAGGATGATAATAATTGACGCTCTAATGAGAAGTAGAAGTGATGAGTGGAATCTCGAGGAGCTAGATCCTGACAGGCTTGTGGAGAAGGTTATCGAAGCTAAGAAGAGACTTGGATATGGAAGAGCTAGACTTATCATAGATAGTATGAGTGCTTTCTGGCTTGATAAACCTGCTATGGCTAGGAGGTATAGTTATTCTGTTAAGAGAGTTCTCTATAGATGGGATTTCACAACTCTCATGATAAGTCAGTATGCTATAACAACAGGAGATGCTTTCGGCTTCGGAGTAGAGCATGTTGCTGATGGAATTATAAGATTTAGAAGAGCTATAGTGAGAGGTGTTCTCAAGAGATATGTGATAGTTGAGAAGATGAGGCAGACACAACATGACACGAGAATGCATGAGATAGAGATAATAGATGGAGTGGGTATGAGAGTTAAGAAAGCTACAGAGCTTGGAAGAGAAGATCTGTCACTCCCGAGAGATGTTATCAGAAGAATTAAAGAATCTAAGAAAGAAGCTGAGAGAGAAGTACCCGAAGAATAG
- a CDS encoding ATP-binding protein has translation MSEKKINEKATPIGIISSSRTPTIAEMIALSPVPIGSYVYTRFQVRERIRGEDLLRDVEVIGIVTNASYQPAVPMSILSLAREDVRETASRTSRFNYSPMNIYVIADVSGGEATVPVYPIPPGAEVYLAHDIDPNPLERVYKRSRSEAGLIRIGSLARFRDVEIAVDVNKLYKHLLIAGATGSGKSNAVAVLIDRISRLGAPIIVFDVHGEYTSLRLEDHRTIEVVRAQINPLEIDKSVLVRLIIPEPAATKQRRVFRKAFREVYKEIKEKARKLNLSLPMAVEALFRSQQEGLKEVAEDLFEERGSDPDKLDAVEKFHVLMVDKIRKTGVGSSMGKVVSDVEDKYVDFIFSTPILSFDAVNPLNRISPGKIIVYDVSDLTDYQKAWILRMLAEELLDLLKRRYREEGFRSRIPPIVLVIEEAPLFISKESDRFAKESIKKIAREGRKFGGILVVVSQRPRVLDPDISSQIQNYLFLKLVQEEDIASVMNIADNLEESLARTLTSLPTGWGILMGEWVGRFPALVAVDKHEGKTAGASPDLVAEWREYREWEERGSLAPSEFPGDGVL, from the coding sequence ATGAGTGAGAAGAAGATAAATGAGAAGGCTACGCCCATAGGAATTATATCATCTTCTAGAACTCCTACAATTGCAGAGATGATTGCTTTATCACCTGTTCCCATAGGATCCTATGTCTATACCAGATTTCAGGTGAGAGAGAGAATCAGGGGAGAGGATCTTCTCAGAGATGTTGAGGTTATAGGTATTGTGACAAACGCCTCCTACCAGCCTGCAGTGCCTATGAGTATTCTATCTCTAGCTAGGGAGGATGTGAGAGAAACCGCTTCTAGGACTAGTAGATTCAACTACTCTCCCATGAATATATATGTGATTGCTGATGTGAGCGGGGGAGAAGCTACAGTACCGGTATACCCTATACCTCCGGGAGCGGAGGTATACCTTGCACATGATATAGATCCGAATCCTCTGGAGAGGGTTTACAAGAGATCGAGAAGTGAAGCAGGTCTTATAAGGATAGGCTCTCTAGCCAGGTTTAGAGATGTCGAGATCGCTGTAGACGTGAACAAGCTTTACAAGCATCTACTGATAGCTGGTGCAACAGGTTCTGGTAAGAGTAATGCGGTGGCAGTTCTCATAGACAGGATCTCAAGACTTGGAGCTCCTATAATAGTATTCGATGTTCATGGTGAGTACACCAGCTTGAGACTCGAGGATCATAGAACTATTGAGGTTGTCAGAGCACAGATAAATCCTCTAGAGATTGATAAGAGCGTTCTCGTGAGACTTATAATACCAGAGCCAGCTGCTACAAAGCAGAGAAGAGTTTTTAGAAAAGCATTCAGAGAAGTTTATAAAGAGATTAAAGAGAAAGCGAGAAAACTGAATCTCAGTCTTCCAATGGCTGTTGAAGCCTTGTTCAGATCTCAGCAGGAAGGTTTGAAGGAAGTTGCTGAGGATCTTTTTGAAGAGAGAGGAAGCGATCCAGATAAGCTGGATGCTGTGGAGAAATTCCACGTGCTCATGGTAGATAAGATTAGGAAGACAGGTGTAGGCTCTAGCATGGGAAAGGTGGTATCAGATGTCGAGGATAAATATGTTGATTTTATATTCTCAACACCTATACTCAGCTTTGATGCTGTGAATCCTCTCAACAGGATTTCTCCCGGGAAGATTATAGTTTATGATGTCTCAGATCTAACAGATTATCAGAAGGCATGGATTCTGAGAATGCTAGCTGAAGAGCTTTTAGACCTTCTAAAGAGAAGATATAGAGAGGAAGGTTTTAGAAGTAGAATACCACCAATAGTTCTAGTTATAGAGGAGGCACCTCTATTCATATCTAAGGAATCCGATAGATTCGCTAAGGAGAGTATTAAGAAGATTGCTAGAGAAGGTAGGAAGTTCGGAGGAATCCTGGTAGTGGTCAGTCAAAGACCTAGAGTTCTAGATCCAGACATATCATCACAGATCCAGAACTATCTATTTCTAAAACTTGTTCAGGAGGAGGATATTGCCAGCGTCATGAACATAGCTGATAATCTTGAGGAGAGTCTTGCAAGAACTCTCACATCACTGCCAACAGGCTGGGGTATTCTCATGGGTGAGTGGGTCGGTAGATTTCCAGCGCTAGTAGCTGTAGACAAGCATGAGGGTAAGACTGCTGGAGCATCTCCAGATCTTGTTGCTGAGTGGAGGGAGTATAGAGAGTGGGAGGAGAGAGGGAGTCTAGCTCCTTCAGAGTTTCCGGGTGATGGTGTTCTATGA
- a CDS encoding DNA double-strand break repair nuclease NurA codes for MSTPDLTEAVERLREEVLKNFERFGDLRFEGDIEWYEYRSEKSSPVIGVDSSYYSRIYKYIYLYIIRGVSIPRSIDRDLSRCIQSSSFGDAHFIASPATEESSRKTPPPIKELKKILSHRTRDLEVEIGERSYECVKREYVGEEPLVMMDGSARSFLPYRFKGAGRIVAEALGLEKSWENRLKTIDKLSESMSIVFISKTQSRTYYSEKLKPYLERDGSKIEILVPDVILIDSYLSRRGVFRNGVRTPGFSEPVLYENRDPHRRITLFYAVFQKGGGMYQISLLGDHTRELEEIRSLYEKIRFWSLNGYPEPLREAHHTSVLRYRDVTKLLYVSGLYIESGREALEI; via the coding sequence ATGTCAACACCAGACCTTACAGAAGCTGTTGAAAGATTAAGAGAAGAGGTTTTAAAGAACTTTGAGAGATTTGGAGATCTGAGGTTTGAAGGAGATATAGAATGGTATGAGTATAGATCTGAGAAGAGCTCGCCTGTGATAGGAGTTGATTCATCTTATTACTCTAGGATATACAAGTACATATATCTATATATAATTAGAGGAGTTTCCATACCAAGATCCATAGATAGAGATCTGAGCAGATGTATTCAGAGCAGTAGTTTTGGAGATGCTCATTTCATAGCATCACCAGCTACCGAGGAGAGCTCTAGAAAAACTCCTCCACCGATTAAAGAGCTTAAGAAGATACTATCACATAGAACAAGAGATCTAGAAGTAGAGATTGGTGAGAGATCATATGAGTGTGTAAAGAGAGAGTATGTAGGAGAAGAACCTCTAGTGATGATGGACGGGTCTGCGAGAAGCTTTCTCCCATATAGATTCAAGGGAGCTGGTAGAATTGTTGCAGAAGCTCTAGGGCTTGAGAAGAGCTGGGAGAATAGGCTTAAAACTATTGACAAGCTCTCTGAGAGTATGAGCATAGTATTCATATCAAAGACTCAGAGTAGAACATATTATTCGGAGAAGTTAAAACCATATCTAGAGAGAGATGGTAGCAAGATAGAGATTCTGGTTCCAGACGTGATTTTAATAGATTCTTATCTGAGTAGAAGAGGTGTTTTTAGAAATGGTGTGAGAACACCTGGTTTTTCAGAACCTGTTTTATATGAGAATAGAGATCCTCATAGAAGGATCACTCTATTCTATGCTGTGTTTCAGAAGGGTGGTGGAATGTATCAGATCAGTCTTCTAGGAGATCATACCAGAGAACTGGAGGAGATAAGATCTCTATACGAGAAGATTAGATTCTGGAGTTTAAACGGGTATCCAGAGCCTTTGAGAGAAGCACACCACACATCTGTACTCAGATACAGAGATGTCACCAAGCTGCTTTACGTAAGCGGTCTATACATAGAGAGTGGGAGAGAGGCGCTTGAGATATGA
- a CDS encoding AAA family ATPase, with protein MFIERVKIENILSHQNSVVEFKEGLNVIIGPNGAGKSTIIDSIVYALLALGRGSEEIVRTSKSNMLRGGSSRGSIELVFRIGGERYVVRREIGLKGDSTDFLKRLSPKESILAIGSSVPREIMKILSISEPKILTSTIIARQDFLNEVLLEPPSKRKERILKLLGLEKLEKARENLRKIIGEVDSKIMSIERELGRKEQLDREIKKLEKDLSILRAERDKLRTEVENSRKKVEELEKLREEISELLRVIPIAVFYENRSREYEEKKKRLKELEDKISAYEKLDLNEVAELRDRILNMRSSMKTLEEELEKRVREVERLESHAENIVKEISEKYKDEDLEKLWRERVYTRVIEVSERILRDLENSIATARAYIEIYRNFQESFRETDRCPICGTPLSRDKIDHLIREHSTKIEEYSKKISVLTISREDLSRLVRELRDTLNRVEVENGRIRELREKRDNLERELRENLSRCSHILQQAGVEKSEDVSEDISCVKILERIYREYDALKQVFESIRRDLPLIEADLRSREKEAEEARSKVIYFARSRGFKDLEGLDLSSMESSLKKYSERILRELEEARRSYENASSRLNRIEGEISRSENDLRIKKEEISKLKDLESEIHVLKKARDSLEKLSEIFRKDGVIAKILTSRVRASLESEINRILRETNREFRMKIDEEFGFGIVYSSGVERPIENLSGGEKTILSIALRLALARILTGRIPRFMILDEPTQNLDSDMRIMIFDIIREIAGAMDQVIVVTHDEEIADRADRLIRVINTGGVSRINIER; from the coding sequence TTGTTTATAGAGAGAGTTAAGATAGAAAACATACTCTCACACCAGAACTCGGTTGTAGAGTTTAAAGAAGGTCTTAACGTGATCATAGGACCTAATGGAGCTGGTAAGAGTACTATTATCGATAGCATAGTATACGCTCTACTAGCCCTGGGAAGAGGTTCTGAAGAGATTGTCAGAACTTCGAAGAGCAACATGCTGAGAGGAGGTTCTAGTAGAGGTTCTATAGAGCTTGTCTTCAGAATCGGAGGAGAGAGGTATGTGGTTAGAAGAGAGATAGGTCTGAAAGGAGATTCCACTGATTTTCTCAAGAGACTCAGTCCAAAAGAATCAATTCTAGCTATAGGAAGTAGCGTGCCTAGAGAGATTATGAAGATACTCAGTATCTCAGAACCTAAGATCCTTACCTCAACTATTATAGCTAGACAGGATTTTCTCAATGAAGTTCTCCTAGAACCTCCTTCGAAGAGAAAAGAGAGGATTTTAAAACTTCTAGGTCTTGAGAAGCTTGAGAAAGCCAGGGAAAATCTGAGAAAGATCATTGGAGAAGTAGATTCGAAGATAATGAGTATTGAAAGAGAGTTAGGGAGGAAAGAACAGCTTGATAGAGAGATCAAGAAGCTTGAGAAAGATCTCTCTATCCTCAGAGCTGAGAGAGATAAGCTGAGAACTGAGGTGGAGAATTCTAGAAAGAAAGTAGAAGAACTTGAGAAACTTAGAGAAGAGATCAGCGAGCTTCTAAGAGTTATCCCGATAGCAGTATTCTACGAGAATAGATCTAGAGAGTATGAGGAGAAGAAGAAGAGATTGAAAGAACTTGAAGATAAGATCTCAGCTTATGAGAAATTAGATCTCAACGAAGTGGCAGAGCTTAGAGACAGGATTCTAAATATGAGAAGCAGTATGAAGACATTGGAGGAGGAGTTAGAGAAGAGGGTTAGAGAGGTTGAGAGATTAGAATCACATGCTGAGAATATTGTTAAAGAGATCTCTGAGAAGTATAAAGATGAAGATCTTGAAAAGCTCTGGAGAGAGAGGGTTTATACTAGAGTTATAGAGGTTTCTGAGAGGATTCTAAGAGATCTTGAGAATAGTATAGCTACTGCAAGAGCTTATATAGAGATCTACAGGAATTTCCAGGAGAGTTTTAGAGAAACTGATAGATGCCCTATATGTGGAACTCCTCTATCTAGGGATAAAATAGATCATCTTATCAGAGAGCATTCTACTAAGATAGAAGAGTATAGTAAGAAGATCAGTGTTCTCACAATATCTAGAGAGGATCTTAGCAGACTTGTAAGAGAACTTAGAGACACTCTAAACAGAGTAGAGGTAGAGAATGGGAGGATTAGAGAACTTAGAGAGAAGAGAGATAATCTAGAGAGAGAACTTAGAGAGAATCTCTCTAGATGCTCGCATATTCTCCAGCAAGCTGGTGTTGAGAAGTCTGAGGATGTGTCAGAGGATATATCATGTGTCAAGATTCTTGAGAGAATCTATCGAGAGTATGATGCTTTAAAACAGGTTTTCGAGAGTATTAGAAGAGATCTTCCTCTTATAGAAGCTGATCTGAGAAGTCGTGAGAAAGAAGCTGAAGAGGCTAGATCTAAGGTTATATACTTCGCGAGATCAAGAGGTTTTAAAGATCTTGAAGGTTTAGACCTGAGTTCAATGGAATCTTCTCTGAAGAAGTATAGCGAAAGAATTTTAAGAGAACTTGAAGAGGCTAGGAGATCTTATGAGAATGCTAGTAGCAGGCTTAATAGAATTGAAGGTGAGATCTCTAGAAGTGAAAATGATCTCAGGATTAAGAAGGAGGAGATAAGCAAGCTTAAAGATCTTGAGAGCGAGATCCATGTTCTGAAAAAAGCTAGAGATTCTCTAGAGAAACTCTCAGAGATCTTCAGAAAAGACGGTGTTATCGCGAAGATCCTCACCTCAAGGGTTAGAGCATCTCTAGAGTCAGAGATCAATAGAATTCTTAGAGAGACTAATAGAGAGTTTAGAATGAAGATCGATGAAGAATTCGGATTTGGAATAGTATATTCTTCAGGAGTTGAAAGACCTATAGAGAATCTGAGTGGAGGCGAGAAGACTATACTCTCAATAGCACTAAGACTTGCTCTAGCAAGAATTCTCACGGGCAGGATACCGAGATTTATGATACTCGACGAACCTACTCAGAACCTAGATTCAGACATGAGAATAATGATATTCGATATAATAAGAGAAATAGCTGGGGCAATGGATCAGGTTATAGTGGTGACACACGATGAAGAGATAGCAGACAGAGCTGATAGACTTATAAGAGTTATCAATACAGGTGGTGTGAGCAGGATTAATATCGAGAGATGA